In Woeseia oceani, one DNA window encodes the following:
- the epmA gene encoding EF-P lysine aminoacylase EpmA, whose translation MNDETKSLPDWRPTASLETARCRARMLGSARAFFAEHGVLEVETPALSAAAVSDPQIESIRALVQAGGDQPYFLHTSPEFAMKRLLAAGWPDIYQIGKVFRDGEVGPRHQPEFTMVEWYRREIAFEEMMQHTVAFIARVLDQHTSLDDANYLSYADAFQRYAGIDPHGSTLDELRVAADADDHLRRALGDDRDAWLDLLLTHRVATRFDREKLTVLHHYPASQSALARLCPGDPNTADRFEIFFGELELANGYYELSDAEEQESRCASDQELRARTNKPIRPLDRDFLAALRSGLPACCGVAIGFDRLVMVNSGAKELRQVQSITAVKVPT comes from the coding sequence GTGAACGACGAGACTAAATCCTTGCCGGACTGGCGGCCAACAGCGTCGCTCGAAACAGCCCGGTGCCGGGCAAGAATGCTGGGGTCGGCGCGGGCATTTTTCGCCGAACACGGCGTTCTTGAAGTAGAGACGCCCGCGCTCTCTGCCGCGGCCGTCAGCGACCCGCAAATTGAGAGTATCCGCGCACTGGTGCAGGCAGGAGGTGATCAGCCCTATTTCCTGCACACCTCACCTGAGTTCGCGATGAAGCGCCTGCTGGCAGCCGGCTGGCCGGACATCTACCAGATCGGCAAAGTATTTCGCGACGGCGAAGTTGGCCCAAGGCACCAACCCGAGTTCACCATGGTGGAATGGTATCGGCGTGAAATAGCCTTTGAGGAAATGATGCAGCATACGGTCGCTTTCATCGCGCGCGTACTGGATCAACACACAAGTCTGGATGACGCGAATTACCTGTCATACGCTGATGCTTTTCAGCGCTACGCCGGGATAGACCCACATGGCAGCACGCTGGACGAACTGCGAGTTGCCGCCGATGCCGATGATCACCTCCGGCGCGCGCTGGGTGATGACCGCGACGCCTGGCTGGACCTGTTGTTAACGCACCGGGTTGCTACACGCTTTGACCGGGAGAAGCTGACTGTCCTCCACCATTACCCGGCATCGCAGAGTGCGTTGGCAAGACTTTGCCCGGGTGATCCGAACACTGCCGACCGCTTCGAAATATTCTTCGGCGAACTGGAATTGGCCAACGGTTACTACGAGCTGAGCGACGCAGAGGAACAGGAATCTCGCTGCGCCAGCGACCAGGAACTGCGCGCCCGGACGAACAAACCGATAAGACCGCTGGACCGGGACTTTCTGGCTGCGCTACGCTCCGGATTGCCCGCCTGCTGCGGCGTCGCAATCGGCTTTGACCGCTTGGTCATGGTCAATTCCGGCGCAAAGGAACTGCGTCAGGTTCAATCCATCACCGCGGTGAAAGTACCAACATGA